A window of the Brassica napus cultivar Da-Ae chromosome C5, Da-Ae, whole genome shotgun sequence genome harbors these coding sequences:
- the LOC106383389 gene encoding uncharacterized protein LOC106383389: MVLEDFDMEEDSLPDLELSYLPTELINTSTCPPVIIANDRQLQNFVGFVQKCVSTRLCVTSKAKVENLNEPDFDLNKSPADSSTAQEEGNSVDRGNEPAPVFVERQCEKKKEKISRVEVDEDAYHAETMISAKEDIHKMSKFSVLNVVKKGQLFENKTLLKATFEICAMKHNFHYEVIKTDRQLWYVRCEDNACNWCVQAECLKDSAYFIIKKYVGEHTCAPSSKTKPGRTASAKTIGSLIMHRYEGVKEGPKCNDIIQIMLMDHGGEITKSLAWDAREYAVNDVRGIPERSYGKIPKYLHMLREANPGTHSSYEIDSKGIFRSSIGCNAVDGNSNLYPLAFGVVDSENENSWEWFMRQLNIVIADDHHLAFISDRHAAIAKALETVYPTAKHGICIHHLLNNVVTYYHGKGLVGLVAKASKVYRVAEFEKIFANVCNISPTIGKYLRDAEVQKWARCQFSGYRYDIRTTNPAESINSALRSPREYPIIPLLDSIREMLTRWFYNRKKKISKHNHPLTIDVEKKIERRTKKGKRFAVYPVSDGRLLVRGDKIDCLVYLDRRTCSCGKYNLMKIHCRHAIKAGFHVGRQPHTLTDLFYTTEAWREAYHESINPIAVPEDAWSMPEDVVVVNVLPPESRKSVGRNRKRRYETVEDKIRSSQTSQKRQPPKCSRCGISGHNRATCWSVQVCKLWCLKVQYCLVSYAFEFEFEFEFEFV, translated from the exons ATGGTTTTGGAGGattttgatatggaagaagatagcTTACCCGATTTGGAGTTGAGTTATCTACCTACTGAGTTGATCAATACATCAACTTGTCCacctgtgatcattgcaaatgATCGACagcttcaaaattttgttggttttgttCAAAAGTGTGTTTCTACTCGATTGTGTGTAACATCTAAAGCCAAAGTTGAGAATCTGAATGAACCAGACTTTGATCTTAACAAGTCGCCAGCTGATTCAAGTACTGCTCAAGAGGAGGGAAACTCGGTTGATAGGGGGAACGAACCAGCTCCTGTGTTTGTTGAGAGGCAGTgcgagaaaaagaaagaaaagattagcAGAGTCGAAGTTGATGAGGATGCCTATCATGCTGAAACCATGATCTCGGCCAAAGAGGACATACATAAGATGTCAAAGTTTTCTGTGCTCAATGTTGTTAAGAAGGGACAATTGTTTGAGAACAAAACTTTGCTGAAGGCGACTTTCGAGATATGTGCAATGAAGCATAACTTTCACTACGAGGTTATCAAAACAGATAGACAACTTTGGTATGTTAGATGTGAGGATAATGCATGCAATTGGTGTGTTCAAGCAGAGTGTTTGAAGGATTCTGCATATTTCATTATCAAAAAGTATGTCGGTgaacatacatgtgcaccttcaAGCAAAACCAAACCGGGTAGGACTGCTTCGGCCAAAACTATAGGTAGTCTGATTATGCATAGATATGAAGGGGTTAAGGAAGGGCCGAAATGCAATGATATAATACAGATTATGCTTATGGATCATGGCGGTGAGATCACGAAATCTTTAGCATGGGATGCTCGTGAATATGCGGTTAATGATGTTAGAGGTATACCGGAGAGAAGTTACGGAAAAATACCGAAATACTTGCACATGCTGAGAGAGGCTAATCCGGGTACACATTCATCGTATGAGATTGACAGCAAAGGGATATTTCG GAGTTCTATTGGTTGCAACGCCGTAGACGGAAATTCTAATTTGTATCCTCTTGCATTCGGAGTAGTCGACTCAGAGAATGAAaattcttgggaatggtttatgaGACAACTAAATATTGTCATTGCTGATGATCATCATTTGGCTTTCATTTCGGACAGACATGCGGCCATTGCTAAGGCGCTTGAGACTGTGTATCCAACAGCTAAACATGGTATTTGCATTCAtcatttgttgaataatgtgGTAACATATTACCATGGGAAAGGACTTGTTGGGTTGGTTGCAAAGGCGTCCAAGGTTTATAGAGTTGCTGAGTTTGAAAAGATATTTGCTAATGTGTGTAATATCAGTCCGACAATTGGAAAATACCTAAGGGATGCTGAAGTCCAAAAGTGGGCAAGATGTCAATTCTCTGGATATAGATATGACATAAGGACAACAAACCCTGCCGAATCCATCAACTCTGCTTTGCGTTCGCCGAGAGAGTATCCAATCATTCCTTTGTTGGACAGTATCAGGGAAATGCTGACTCGGTGGTTTTATAAccgtaaaaaaaagatttcaaagcaTAATCATCCTCTTACCATAGATGTGGAGAAAAAGATTGAAAGGAGAACCAAGAAAGGCAAAAGATTTGCAGTTTACCCTGTCAGCGATGGTCGATTGCTTGTTAGAGGTGATAAAATCGACTGCTTAGTATATTTGGATAGACGTACTTGCTCATGTGGGAAGTACAACCTGATGAAGATACATTGTCGGCACGCAATTAAAGCTGGTTTTCATGTTGGCAGACAGCCACACACATTGACTGATTTATTTTACACTACAGAAGCTTGGCGAGAAGCTTATCATGAAAGCATCAATCCTATTGCTGTTCCTGAGGATGCTTGGTCCATGCCAGAAGATGTTGTCGTGGTCAATGTGCTACCACCAGAGTCAAGAAAATCAGTTGGAAGGAATAGAAAACGCAGATATGAAACTGTTGAAGATAAAATTCGGTCATCGCAAACATCACAAAAGAGACAGCCTCCGAAGTGTAGTAGATGTGGTATTAGTGGGCACAACAGAGCAACTT GTTGGTCTGTTCAAGTATGCAAGTTGTGGTGTTTGAAAGTGCAGTATTGCCTTGTCTC CTATgcttttgagtttgagtttgaatttgagtttgagtttgtttGA
- the LOC125587293 gene encoding uncharacterized protein LOC125587293, whose amino-acid sequence MGNMERVFTERMGKMEIDVSQLRDAISLTSEGNYPNKKKAEEAPLNSKAKQAPPKSKGAQAPPKSKGAQAPPKRKGDQPIPTKKDGKKIATETNDFDFGLSTQDLRDLSQATFVEGFDMSQVKVETSSKSKPLNMAPLQWNNEQIDRTKEDSPDAALVFFREEDWEKVRTWSTSSTRLRIGPATFDFEIANRLMDKSEWVDSLEIDAAMYVFRERTSLKRWRPHRVAFMTVVFSNMIKKEYGHLEAQGRKSYMLHNLLLQYGKGVLPPHGRTHEIWNINVDRLYVPVHVSGNHWIALCIIFVTRSIDVFDCSGRKRYKEVDGFANLIPRIVKAAQPIRHQKDFTVGAYTVSYVPVGNLNKSACDCGVYAVKFIECHALGLELSLLHDGNIIEARHRILWDLWEAANDPELIDRMSKYQSPECLSSTVEEIL is encoded by the exons ATGGGGAATATGGAGAGGGTGTTTACAGAGAGGATGGGGAAGATGGAGATTGATGTTTCACAGCTCAGGGACGCAATCAGTTTGACTAGTGAAGGAAACTATCCTAACAAGAAAAAAGCTGAAGAAGCTCCACTAAACAGCAAAGCCAAGCAAGCTCCACCTAAGAGCAAAGGCGCTCAAGCTCCACCTAAGAGCAAAGGCGCTCAAGCTCCACCTAAGCGCAAAGGCGATCAACCTATTCCAACAAAAAAG GATGGGAAAAAGATTGCTACAGAAACTAATGATTTTGATTTCGGATTGAGTACACAAGACTTGCGGGACCTGTCCCAAGCTACATTTGTTGAGGGTTTTGATATGTCTCAAGTGAAAGTTGAGACCTCAAGTAAATCAAAACCGTTGAACATGGCTCCACTGCAGTGGAATAATGAGCAAATAGATCGAACCAAAGAAGACTCGCCAGATGCCGCGTTGGTGTTTTTCCGTGAAGAGGATTGGGAAAAAGTTAGAACTTGGTCAACTTCCTCCAC ACGTCTACGGATTGGACCTGCCACTTTTGATTTTGAGATTGCTAATCGTCTTATGGATAAATCTGAGTGGGTTGATAGCTTG GAGATTGATGCCGCAATGTACGTATTCCGGGAGAGAACATCTTTGAAACGATGGAGACCTCATCGTGTCGCCTTCATGACTGTCGTCTTCAGCAATATGATTAAAAAAGAGTATGGTCATTTAGAAGCTCAGGGTAGAAAGAGCTACATGCTTCATAATTTGCTACTGCAGTACGGTAAAGGGGTCCTTCCACCACATGGCAGGACACATGAGATATGGAATATAAATGTGGATCGGCTGTATGTCCCTGTTCATGTCAGTGGGAATCATTGGATCGCCTTGTGCATCATTTTCGTGACGAGGAGCATTGATGTGTTCGACTGCTCGGGTAGGAAAAGGTACAAGGAGGTGGATGGGTTCGCAAACCTTATTCCGCGTATTGTCAAGGCAGCTCAGCCTATAAGACACCAGAAGGATTTCACAGTCGGTGCATATACTGTTTCCTATGTCCCCGTTGGGAATCTGAATAAAAGTGCATGTGACTGTGGCGTCTATGCAGTGAAGTTCATTGAGTGCCATGCGCTTGGATTGGAGTTGTCGTTGTTGCATGATGGTAACATTATCGAAGCTCGCCACAGGATTTTATGGGATCTTTGGGAAGCAGCTAATGATCCGGAATTGATTGACAGGATGTCAAAGTATCAATCCCCAGAGTGTCTCTCTTCGACTGTAGAGGAGATTCTGTGA